From the Halalkalicoccus sp. CGA53 genome, one window contains:
- a CDS encoding nuclear transport factor 2 family protein, translated as MDRTATETVEAYYDALSSGEPLAPFFADRSDLVKFGISERLEGFSEVERGLREQTETTTDWAVESRNLIASEADGSAWFSDEVRMEWTDTETGERRAFETRWSGTLRLGERWRFVGMHVSVPREL; from the coding sequence ATGGATCGGACCGCGACCGAGACGGTGGAGGCGTACTACGACGCGCTCTCGAGCGGCGAACCGCTCGCTCCCTTCTTCGCCGACCGGAGCGACCTGGTGAAGTTCGGTATCTCGGAGCGACTTGAGGGGTTCTCCGAGGTCGAACGAGGGCTACGCGAGCAGACGGAGACCACGACCGACTGGGCGGTCGAGAGCCGGAACCTGATCGCGAGCGAGGCGGACGGATCGGCCTGGTTCAGCGACGAGGTTCGTATGGAGTGGACGGACACCGAGACCGGCGAGCGTCGGGCGTTCGAGACGCGCTGGAGCGGTACGCTCCGACTCGGTGAACGGTGGCGGTTCGTCGGGATGCACGTGAGCGTCCCGCGGGAGCTCTGA
- a CDS encoding DUF7503 family protein: MSDNTTTVRTYLEDHPRMIGVLFTLMLLLSQTTTVMAANNVTID, encoded by the coding sequence ATGTCCGACAACACCACCACCGTCCGCACCTACCTCGAAGACCACCCCCGAATGATCGGCGTCCTGTTCACGCTGATGCTGCTGCTCTCGCAGACGACGACAGTGATGGCCGCAAATAACGTTACAATCGACTAA
- a CDS encoding DUF7504 family protein: protein MARDSTSEPTPAEVLSFTRALRTLKREGCSLLVVGRVSSDLHERFSFRMLGDVEHEVRRRLVVLTDGRYGSVERRLPRACQGPVTETARVVLYEPETRGVTTTATRRVAPCPTTTAEGDLGDLGETVARELDRLEVVSNGLEPAELRICLDSLDTLLATEPPEVVFRFVHLLSTMATSRVGICHVHLHESIDHRYARELAPLFDATVELSEVGGEPRQRWHLREEALSSAWLPFD from the coding sequence ATGGCTCGCGACTCCACCTCGGAGCCGACCCCCGCGGAGGTGTTAAGCTTCACGCGAGCCCTGCGGACGCTCAAACGCGAGGGCTGTTCGCTACTGGTCGTCGGACGTGTCTCCTCCGACCTCCACGAACGGTTCTCGTTCCGGATGCTCGGAGACGTCGAACACGAGGTTCGCCGACGGCTGGTCGTGCTCACCGACGGCCGGTACGGGTCGGTAGAGCGACGGCTCCCACGCGCCTGTCAGGGGCCGGTGACGGAGACCGCTCGGGTGGTGCTCTACGAGCCGGAGACGCGGGGCGTGACGACGACCGCGACCCGTCGGGTCGCCCCGTGTCCCACGACTACGGCCGAGGGGGACCTCGGCGACCTCGGTGAGACCGTCGCCCGGGAGCTGGACCGGTTGGAGGTGGTCTCGAACGGGCTTGAGCCCGCCGAACTTCGGATCTGTCTCGACTCGCTCGATACCCTGCTCGCGACGGAACCGCCCGAGGTCGTCTTCCGGTTCGTCCACCTCCTCTCGACGATGGCCACGTCGAGGGTGGGTATCTGTCACGTCCACCTCCACGAGAGTATCGACCACCGATACGCGCGGGAGCTCGCCCCGTTGTTCGACGCGACCGTAGAGCTCTCGGAGGTCGGGGGCGAGCCACGACAGCGGTGGCACCTCCGGGAAGAAGCGCTCTCCTCGGCGTGGCTCCCGTTCGATTAA
- a CDS encoding zinc-dependent metalloprotease, which yields MNVFRSLQAISRASGAGPVDWDAVGDAAREATPPGSIELSDRDVTGYRDDVRDARTNIRAIGEVAFDLPGTIEIQNRHHWIDANVSTFRRVMRPIETRSDAVFPDAARVLNTGTMTLMLSFLGKNVLGQYDPLLLADGDREHALYFVHPNIARVAEELDVDGERFRRWIAFHEVAHAAEFGAAPWLSGHLESRMERGVDALTRGELDREAFEELDTTMTAVEGYAELVMDRAFDEQYTDLREKLEARRQGGGPIAQLMRRLLGLGIKRRQYERGKRFFEAVADERGVAGASVVWESPAALPTSEELDRPERWLARV from the coding sequence GTGAACGTTTTTCGTAGCCTCCAGGCGATCTCCCGCGCGTCGGGCGCCGGTCCCGTCGACTGGGACGCCGTCGGCGACGCGGCGAGAGAGGCGACCCCCCCGGGGTCGATCGAGCTCAGCGACCGCGACGTCACCGGTTACCGCGACGACGTCCGCGACGCGCGGACGAACATCAGAGCCATCGGCGAGGTCGCGTTCGATCTGCCGGGGACGATCGAGATCCAGAACCGCCACCACTGGATCGACGCGAACGTCTCGACGTTCCGCCGGGTGATGCGTCCGATCGAGACGCGGAGCGACGCCGTCTTCCCGGACGCCGCACGCGTGCTCAACACGGGGACGATGACGCTCATGCTCTCCTTCCTCGGGAAGAACGTCCTTGGCCAGTACGATCCCCTGCTGCTCGCCGACGGCGACCGCGAGCACGCGCTCTACTTCGTCCACCCGAACATCGCGCGCGTCGCGGAGGAACTCGACGTCGACGGCGAACGGTTCAGGCGCTGGATCGCCTTTCACGAGGTTGCCCACGCCGCGGAGTTCGGCGCGGCGCCGTGGCTCTCGGGACACCTCGAATCACGGATGGAACGCGGCGTCGACGCGCTCACGCGCGGCGAACTCGACCGCGAGGCGTTCGAGGAGCTCGACACGACGATGACGGCCGTCGAGGGGTACGCAGAGCTCGTGATGGACCGAGCGTTCGACGAGCAGTACACCGATCTGCGGGAGAAGCTGGAGGCGCGCCGTCAGGGTGGCGGTCCGATCGCACAGCTGATGCGGCGGCTGCTCGGTCTGGGGATCAAACGTAGACAGTACGAGCGGGGAAAGCGCTTCTTCGAGGCTGTCGCCGACGAGCGCGGCGTCGCGGGCGCGAGCGTCGTCTGGGAGTCGCCCGCGGCGCTCCCGACGAGCGAGGAACTCGATCGTCCGGAGCGGTGGCTCGCGAGGGTGTAG
- a CDS encoding zinc-binding metallopeptidase family protein, giving the protein MDDDHWGFFDRLLTTPSPSRFADEVSADAYGNVVARLNGSGPEIVIAGHADQICYIVRRIDDGGFLHVGPIGGSAKTVTRGQYVEVHARDEVVPGVIGQATIHLREEHEVDEIHDVRVDIGAEDEQEARELVEVGDPLTVHQGFTTSTARLVAVGLDDRVGTWIAAEALRRASENGTEATVCGVSTVQEEVGLRGARMVGFDLHPDAAIAVDVTHATDSPDAPGNRGGDIELGGGPVVAHTSTTASTSVCDALPVQLRATHHPVFV; this is encoded by the coding sequence GTGGACGACGACCATTGGGGATTCTTCGATCGCCTTCTCACCACCCCCAGCCCCTCCCGGTTCGCCGACGAGGTGAGCGCCGACGCCTACGGGAACGTCGTCGCCCGGCTCAACGGGAGCGGTCCGGAGATCGTGATCGCGGGCCACGCCGACCAGATCTGCTACATCGTCCGCCGGATCGACGACGGCGGCTTCCTCCACGTCGGTCCGATCGGGGGCTCGGCCAAGACCGTCACGCGCGGACAGTACGTCGAGGTCCACGCGAGAGACGAGGTCGTTCCCGGCGTGATCGGACAGGCGACGATCCACCTCCGGGAGGAACACGAGGTCGACGAGATCCACGACGTGCGTGTGGACATCGGCGCAGAGGACGAGCAAGAGGCCCGCGAACTCGTGGAGGTGGGCGATCCTCTCACCGTCCACCAGGGGTTCACGACCTCCACGGCGCGCCTCGTGGCAGTCGGTCTCGACGACCGCGTCGGGACCTGGATCGCCGCCGAGGCGCTCCGTCGGGCGAGCGAGAACGGGACCGAGGCGACGGTGTGTGGGGTGAGCACCGTCCAGGAGGAGGTCGGCCTGCGCGGCGCGCGGATGGTCGGATTCGACCTCCATCCCGATGCGGCCATCGCGGTCGACGTCACCCACGCGACCGACAGCCCGGACGCCCCCGGAAACCGCGGCGGCGACATCGAGCTCGGTGGCGGGCCGGTCGTCGCGCACACGAGTACGACGGCTTCGACCTCGGTCTGTGATGCTCTTCCGGTACAGTTAAGGGCGACTCACCACCCCGTGTTCGTATGA
- a CDS encoding LSM domain-containing protein, with protein sequence MSGRPLDVLEASVGEAVTVRLKDGTEYVGTLMGYDQHMNVVLEDDNTTIIRGDNVVSIHP encoded by the coding sequence ATGAGCGGACGCCCCCTCGACGTTCTCGAAGCCTCGGTCGGCGAGGCAGTGACGGTCAGGCTGAAGGACGGCACCGAGTACGTCGGCACCCTCATGGGCTACGACCAGCACATGAACGTGGTGCTCGAAGACGACAACACAACCATTATACGCGGCGATAACGTCGTTTCGATCCACCCATGA
- a CDS encoding 50S ribosomal protein L37e produces the protein MTDGTPAQGKKNTTTHVKCRRCGEPSYHSKKKVCSACGFGKSKKRRGYAWKSRAGE, from the coding sequence ATGACCGACGGAACCCCCGCCCAGGGGAAGAAGAACACGACGACGCACGTGAAGTGTCGTCGTTGTGGTGAGCCCTCGTATCACTCCAAGAAGAAGGTCTGTTCGGCGTGTGGCTTCGGCAAGTCGAAGAAACGCCGCGGCTACGCCTGGAAGTCCCGCGCCGGCGAGTAA
- the purF gene encoding amidophosphoribosyltransferase: MTAGYGSDTPTEKCGVVGVSLSGRDAARPLYYSLYALQHRGQESAGIVTHDGFQQHTHVSMGLVGDAFSESDLATLTGSAGIGHVRYPTAGSVDKSCAQPFSVSFKSGSLGLSHNGNLVNGEELRSELENVGHAFTSDGDTEVIAHDLARNLLESDLVRAVKRTMERIHGSYALTIMHDDTVLGVRDPEGNRPLCIGEVPDGYVLASESAAIDTLDGDLVRDVRPGELVVLHDDGSGFDSYQLIERERTAHCFFEYVYFARPDSRIDGTLVYEARRELGRRLWDESGVETDVVMPVPDSGRSFASGYAEAASEDGLEGEGVEFAEGLMKNRYVGRTFIMPTQDERERAVRLKLNPIASTVEGKTVTIVDDSIVRGTTSTQLVSLLREAGAEEVHMRIGAPPIVAPCYMGIDMATREELIAAELSPAEIGEEIEADSLAYLSIDAIAETLDLGREDLCLGCVTGEYPYGIEGEESDREVDRPLIGTGALADD, from the coding sequence ATGACAGCCGGGTACGGCTCGGACACGCCGACCGAGAAGTGCGGGGTCGTCGGCGTCTCGCTCTCGGGCAGGGACGCCGCGCGGCCGCTGTATTACTCGCTGTACGCACTCCAGCACCGCGGTCAGGAGTCCGCGGGGATCGTCACCCACGACGGCTTCCAGCAACACACCCACGTCTCGATGGGGCTGGTCGGCGACGCCTTCTCGGAGTCGGATCTCGCAACGCTCACCGGGAGCGCCGGCATCGGTCACGTCCGGTACCCGACCGCGGGGAGCGTCGACAAGTCCTGCGCCCAGCCGTTTTCGGTCTCGTTCAAGAGCGGCTCGCTGGGGCTCAGCCACAACGGCAACCTCGTCAACGGCGAGGAACTGCGCTCGGAACTCGAGAACGTGGGCCACGCCTTCACGAGCGACGGCGACACCGAGGTGATCGCCCACGACCTCGCGCGGAACCTGCTCGAGTCCGATCTCGTCCGGGCGGTCAAACGGACGATGGAGCGGATCCACGGCTCGTACGCGCTCACGATCATGCACGACGACACGGTACTGGGAGTGCGGGACCCGGAGGGAAACCGCCCGCTCTGTATCGGTGAGGTGCCCGACGGCTACGTGCTCGCATCGGAGTCCGCGGCGATCGACACGCTCGACGGCGACCTCGTACGCGACGTCCGCCCGGGCGAACTCGTCGTGCTCCACGACGACGGCAGCGGCTTCGACTCCTACCAGTTGATCGAGCGCGAGCGAACGGCCCACTGCTTCTTCGAGTACGTCTACTTCGCCAGGCCGGACAGCCGGATCGACGGCACCCTGGTCTACGAGGCTCGTCGCGAGCTGGGTCGACGGCTCTGGGACGAGAGCGGCGTCGAGACCGACGTGGTGATGCCCGTACCGGACTCGGGTCGATCGTTCGCCTCGGGCTACGCCGAGGCGGCGAGCGAGGACGGGCTCGAGGGTGAGGGCGTCGAGTTCGCGGAGGGATTGATGAAAAACCGCTACGTGGGTCGAACGTTCATCATGCCGACCCAGGACGAGCGCGAACGGGCGGTGAGATTGAAGCTGAACCCGATCGCCTCGACGGTCGAGGGGAAGACGGTGACGATCGTCGACGACTCCATAGTGAGAGGAACGACCTCGACACAGCTCGTGAGCCTGCTCCGGGAGGCGGGTGCCGAGGAGGTCCACATGCGCATCGGCGCGCCCCCGATCGTCGCGCCCTGCTACATGGGGATCGACATGGCGACCCGGGAGGAGCTGATCGCGGCGGAGCTCTCGCCGGCGGAGATCGGCGAGGAGATCGAGGCCGACAGCCTCGCGTACCTCTCGATCGACGCGATCGCGGAGACACTCGATCTCGGTCGGGAGGACCTCTGTCTCGGCTGTGTGACCGGCGAGTACCCGTACGGGATCGAGGGCGAGGAGAGCGACCGGGAGGTCGACCGTCCGCTGATCGGAACGGGCGCGCTCGCCGACGACTGA
- a CDS encoding polysaccharide deacetylase family protein, which translates to MSDRSRRTFLALVGATAAGLAGCTGADDEPAATPAETPTPSPTPTETDDSTAEGDEGDDEAENGDDGDDSEDEEPEEVFRYPAIDYGTLVDGFEEPLWRGREGAEPIRVTDERVSGRHAMRIERESAASVRIVRRFSEGVDVSGKHLSMAVKVDDPDGGRVQIDLHAPTVDQRHVSSRRLPTTMGKWLRVDFGLTRGVGSPDFSDVTEIHIEYVPWEPGDVRLWVDDLRATDGVGRSHAILAFYGGHVSQYEEAFPRLEARGMRGVVALSADSIGREGRMTESQLSELADAGWDIASLPTARGHLSSLTASEQHRVIERNRQRLSELGFGAGARHFFAPHDRIDGDTLAAVRELHETGFVYGGNSAGMPPTAPHTIPVLNGAHLESSRAAILRADRHKQLVVPRFELIGEDGMELSEFDAQLDRLESNSYAGGLTVITASDLVDEFL; encoded by the coding sequence ATGAGCGACAGATCACGCCGGACGTTCCTCGCGCTGGTCGGCGCGACCGCCGCCGGGCTGGCGGGGTGTACGGGCGCCGACGACGAACCGGCGGCGACGCCAGCGGAGACCCCCACTCCGAGCCCGACGCCGACCGAAACGGACGATTCCACCGCCGAGGGCGACGAGGGCGACGACGAGGCCGAAAACGGGGACGATGGGGACGACAGCGAGGACGAGGAACCGGAGGAGGTGTTCCGATACCCGGCGATCGATTACGGCACGCTCGTCGACGGGTTCGAGGAGCCGCTCTGGCGGGGTCGGGAGGGGGCCGAACCGATACGGGTCACCGACGAGCGCGTCTCGGGTCGACACGCGATGCGCATCGAACGCGAGTCGGCGGCGTCGGTCCGGATCGTCCGCCGATTTTCCGAGGGGGTCGACGTCTCCGGCAAACACCTCTCGATGGCGGTGAAAGTCGACGACCCGGACGGCGGTCGGGTCCAGATCGACCTCCACGCGCCCACGGTCGACCAGCGTCACGTCAGCTCCCGGCGGCTCCCGACGACGATGGGCAAGTGGCTCCGCGTCGACTTCGGGCTGACTCGCGGGGTCGGTTCGCCCGACTTCTCGGACGTCACCGAGATCCACATCGAGTACGTCCCGTGGGAGCCGGGTGACGTCCGACTGTGGGTCGACGACCTCCGTGCGACAGATGGGGTCGGCCGGAGCCACGCCATCCTCGCGTTCTACGGCGGTCACGTCTCGCAGTACGAGGAAGCGTTTCCGAGGCTCGAAGCGCGAGGGATGCGCGGTGTCGTCGCCCTATCGGCCGATTCGATCGGCCGCGAGGGGCGGATGACCGAGTCGCAGCTCTCGGAGCTCGCAGACGCCGGCTGGGACATCGCCTCGCTGCCGACGGCTCGTGGACACCTCTCCTCACTGACCGCGAGCGAACAGCACCGCGTCATCGAGCGGAACAGACAGCGCCTCTCCGAACTCGGGTTCGGGGCGGGAGCCCGACACTTCTTCGCGCCGCACGACCGCATCGACGGCGACACGCTCGCGGCCGTCCGCGAGCTCCACGAGACGGGTTTCGTCTACGGCGGCAACTCGGCCGGGATGCCTCCGACCGCCCCCCACACCATTCCGGTGCTCAACGGGGCTCACCTGGAGAGCAGTCGGGCGGCGATCCTCCGTGCCGACCGACACAAGCAGCTAGTCGTCCCTCGGTTCGAACTGATCGGCGAGGACGGGATGGAGCTCTCGGAGTTCGACGCACAGCTCGACCGGCTCGAATCGAACTCCTACGCCGGCGGACTGACGGTGATCACCGCCTCGGACCTGGTCGACGAGTTCCTCTGA
- a CDS encoding DUF420 domain-containing protein, whose translation MRQQVRPHVPAITGLLTLVSLGLVFGAAGGFIPRTAVPAAPEWLLEAIPHANVVISLAAIGTITLGWRAIRENDVERHRVLMLASTGLFAAFLTLYLYRLIAVGGAGTFPGPETVYLYVYLPVLTIHIGLAVVCIPLVYYALLLSVTYPIAELPGTNHPRVGRAAAALWLVSFSLGVVVYLLLYRVPW comes from the coding sequence ATGCGACAACAGGTCCGGCCGCACGTCCCGGCGATCACCGGGCTCCTCACCCTCGTCTCGCTCGGCCTCGTCTTCGGGGCCGCCGGCGGGTTCATCCCACGGACGGCGGTCCCGGCCGCGCCGGAGTGGCTCCTCGAGGCGATCCCGCACGCGAACGTCGTCATCAGTCTCGCCGCGATCGGAACGATCACCCTCGGCTGGCGGGCGATCCGAGAGAACGACGTCGAACGTCACCGCGTGTTGATGCTCGCCTCGACCGGGCTCTTCGCCGCCTTCCTCACCCTCTACCTCTACCGGCTGATCGCGGTCGGCGGTGCGGGGACGTTTCCGGGCCCCGAGACCGTCTACCTCTACGTCTACCTGCCGGTCCTCACGATACACATCGGCCTCGCGGTCGTCTGCATCCCGCTCGTCTACTACGCGCTCTTGCTCTCGGTCACCTACCCGATCGCCGAACTCCCGGGGACGAACCACCCACGGGTCGGACGCGCGGCCGCCGCGCTCTGGCTCGTCTCGTTCTCGCTCGGCGTCGTCGTCTACCTACTGCTCTACCGGGTGCCGTGGTAG
- a CDS encoding polysaccharide deacetylase family protein has product MTRRVPRRMFLGAVGAASVGLAGCAGDMPWDGEDVDDGADPVETDDDDDDGSEDPTDDEEEETPEEPVEFTPPAIGHGTLVSDFSEDLGSWIAMTGDGVVEGDEEAALVGETAAFVRGEGERAGVFRAFDDFDAEGQHVSFAVKLSELGGRHVNVEMLAPYQSDSVVARRRIPRELDGWMRMDVGYTGDRGEPSFESINEMRVWVDSGEEREVEFHLDDLRSTPAADRGQVILTFDGGFESHYTTLFDVMQDRDLQGVIGIVPPTVNVGGRLSIDQMREMRDAGWDMASFPLRNDALPEMESEEKRQVIEGDQSYLEGRGFPDGSRIFLAPYHRLDAESLEVVREVHDCSITFGGSLNAAPPADAHTLSRINANEMGPVRSFTELAERHNQLLVLRLDEIGEDAAVDMEYFEGLLDYLEDSDLDIVTASEMLDRRDELFGL; this is encoded by the coding sequence ATGACACGGAGAGTACCCCGACGGATGTTCCTTGGAGCGGTCGGTGCCGCCTCGGTCGGTCTCGCGGGCTGTGCCGGCGACATGCCGTGGGACGGCGAGGACGTCGACGACGGCGCCGACCCCGTCGAGACGGACGATGATGATGACGACGGCTCCGAGGACCCGACCGACGACGAGGAGGAGGAGACGCCGGAGGAACCGGTGGAGTTCACCCCGCCGGCGATCGGTCACGGGACGCTCGTCTCCGACTTCAGCGAAGACCTCGGCTCCTGGATCGCCATGACCGGCGACGGGGTGGTCGAGGGCGACGAGGAGGCGGCACTCGTCGGCGAGACGGCCGCGTTCGTCCGCGGTGAGGGCGAGCGGGCGGGCGTCTTCAGGGCGTTCGACGACTTCGACGCCGAGGGCCAGCACGTCTCGTTCGCGGTGAAGCTCTCGGAACTGGGCGGTCGTCACGTGAACGTGGAGATGCTTGCCCCGTACCAGAGCGACAGCGTGGTCGCCCGCCGACGTATCCCGCGGGAGCTCGACGGCTGGATGCGCATGGACGTCGGCTACACCGGGGACCGTGGCGAGCCCTCCTTCGAGAGCATCAACGAGATGCGCGTTTGGGTCGACTCCGGCGAGGAGCGCGAGGTCGAGTTCCACCTCGACGACCTCCGGAGCACGCCGGCCGCCGACCGCGGTCAGGTGATCCTCACCTTCGACGGCGGGTTCGAGTCCCACTACACGACGCTGTTCGACGTCATGCAGGACCGTGATCTGCAGGGTGTGATCGGGATCGTCCCGCCCACGGTGAACGTCGGGGGGCGGCTCTCGATCGACCAGATGCGCGAGATGCGCGACGCGGGCTGGGACATGGCCTCGTTCCCCCTGCGAAACGACGCGCTCCCGGAGATGGAGTCCGAGGAGAAGCGGCAGGTGATCGAGGGCGATCAGTCCTACCTCGAGGGCCGGGGCTTTCCCGACGGCTCGCGGATCTTCCTCGCCCCGTATCACCGTCTCGACGCCGAGTCCCTCGAGGTCGTCCGCGAGGTCCACGACTGCTCGATCACGTTCGGCGGCTCGCTGAACGCCGCGCCGCCCGCCGACGCGCACACCCTCTCACGGATCAACGCCAACGAGATGGGGCCGGTCCGGAGCTTCACCGAACTCGCCGAGCGACACAACCAGCTGCTCGTGCTCAGGCTCGACGAGATCGGCGAGGACGCGGCCGTCGACATGGAGTACTTCGAGGGGCTGCTCGACTATCTGGAGGACTCCGACCTCGACATCGTCACCGCGAGCGAGATGCTCGACCGACGCGACGAGCTGTTCGGGCTCTGA
- a CDS encoding transcriptional regulator: MAKYSTGGSSGSGDANACELCGATTDSLRLATIAGAQLQVCGSCAPHDDSAKRSRGSSDSGGGGEGPTDRKRRAAQRMAKAYDAGKGDPTHWEREGTGYEDDPLPYLVSGYGDVAERARQDAGLKTEELAEGLEIPEEHLVAIEQGRAARAGIPGSVIRALEERLDVRLIEEG, from the coding sequence ATGGCGAAGTACTCGACCGGTGGCTCCTCGGGGTCGGGCGACGCGAACGCCTGCGAACTCTGTGGCGCGACGACCGACTCGCTTCGGCTCGCCACGATCGCGGGCGCGCAGCTCCAGGTGTGTGGCAGCTGTGCCCCACACGACGACTCGGCGAAGCGGAGCCGTGGCTCCTCGGACTCGGGCGGCGGCGGTGAGGGACCGACCGACAGAAAGCGTCGTGCCGCCCAGCGGATGGCGAAGGCGTACGACGCGGGCAAAGGCGACCCGACGCACTGGGAACGCGAGGGGACGGGCTACGAGGACGACCCGCTTCCCTACCTCGTTTCCGGCTACGGGGACGTCGCGGAGCGGGCCAGACAGGACGCGGGCCTCAAGACGGAGGAACTGGCGGAGGGCCTCGAGATCCCGGAGGAACACCTCGTCGCGATCGAACAGGGCCGGGCGGCGCGCGCCGGCATCCCCGGCTCGGTGATCCGTGCGCTCGAGGAGCGACTCGACGTCCGGCTGATCGAGGAAGGTTAA
- a CDS encoding alanyl-tRNA editing protein yields the protein MAEQRASAEPYRTRFEATVAAVDGEEVTLSETYFYAESGGQPADRGTIDCLAVSDVTLQDGRTVHRLAEEPDLSAGETVLCEIDEGFRTYCMRAHTASHVLYGAARDLLAELGYGGFDIGERKVRIDFETTTDVDDGTLLELERRANLAVWENRPVRWETVSVEEARAREEVAFNTKTEEGVFGEDDGVRIVTVGPAIDGEESWDVAACGGTHVERTVEIGPIAVLGRENPGEGLTRVELAVGPSAIEHRTGITDAALSTAEALGIRVEDLPTRVRGLAAEIDELEAENRSLTGRLIDARLESADPVEIDGDRWLVTSVEGEGDALADRARTMAGERAAAVVLVSGENPVNLTVATTGDVDAGDVIARVTGEFGGGGGGGPEFAQGGGIAASPEEIEGFLRR from the coding sequence ATGGCCGAGCAACGCGCGAGCGCGGAGCCGTATCGTACCCGCTTCGAGGCGACCGTCGCCGCCGTCGACGGCGAGGAGGTGACGCTCTCGGAGACGTACTTCTACGCCGAGAGCGGGGGTCAGCCAGCCGACCGCGGCACGATCGACTGCCTCGCCGTCTCGGACGTAACGCTCCAAGACGGACGGACGGTCCACAGACTCGCCGAGGAGCCCGACCTCTCGGCGGGCGAGACCGTCCTCTGTGAGATCGACGAGGGGTTTCGGACGTACTGTATGCGCGCACACACGGCGAGTCACGTGCTCTACGGCGCGGCGAGGGACCTCCTCGCGGAGCTCGGCTACGGGGGGTTCGACATCGGCGAGCGGAAGGTCCGGATCGACTTCGAGACGACGACGGACGTCGACGACGGGACCCTGCTCGAACTCGAACGGCGTGCGAACCTCGCCGTCTGGGAGAACCGACCGGTCCGCTGGGAGACCGTTTCGGTCGAGGAGGCACGCGCACGGGAGGAGGTCGCGTTCAACACGAAGACCGAGGAGGGCGTCTTCGGCGAGGACGATGGCGTGCGGATCGTCACCGTCGGCCCGGCGATCGATGGGGAAGAGTCATGGGACGTCGCCGCCTGCGGTGGGACGCACGTCGAGCGGACGGTCGAGATCGGACCGATCGCGGTGCTCGGGCGTGAGAACCCCGGAGAGGGGTTGACCCGCGTCGAACTCGCCGTCGGCCCATCGGCGATCGAGCACCGGACCGGAATCACTGATGCGGCGCTCTCGACCGCCGAAGCGCTCGGGATCAGGGTCGAGGACCTCCCGACGCGAGTGAGGGGTCTCGCAGCCGAGATCGACGAGCTCGAAGCGGAGAACCGATCGCTCACCGGACGGCTGATCGACGCTCGCCTCGAGTCGGCCGATCCGGTCGAGATCGACGGGGATCGCTGGCTCGTCACGTCGGTCGAGGGTGAGGGCGACGCGCTCGCCGACCGGGCGAGAACGATGGCGGGCGAACGAGCCGCCGCGGTCGTGCTCGTGAGCGGCGAGAACCCCGTGAACCTCACGGTGGCGACGACGGGGGACGTCGACGCGGGCGACGTGATCGCGCGCGTGACCGGTGAGTTCGGCGGTGGCGGCGGTGGCGGCCCCGAGTTCGCACAGGGCGGTGGGATCGCGGCCTCCCCCGAGGAGATCGAGGGGTTCCTCCGGAGATGA